The Urocitellus parryii isolate mUroPar1 chromosome 6, mUroPar1.hap1, whole genome shotgun sequence genome includes a window with the following:
- the LOC113196123 gene encoding uncharacterized protein LOC113196123 isoform X2 — protein sequence MPENIWALVSWTFLFCLSARGGQAWPAGLLRASMRPGSTESPQQECGPVPLPRICRHVPSQGGTGAEPRVESLWAQGMPVLLLEDPAAHPAGRLLAAGPTEPAQHRTPTHLPQGQWEALQQLVKKGVFHCHGVAESSLFPAVAIPSRTETARPAALVGAFEAPPAWHPWSLRLGYSEASATVMPLAPRSLVSVDFTRISPSCPPQAKRLPDPCHPLGGPPGLRPGASALSLQLDPGPGWPRRRKGRSSRKDHRPSGLKHNRGPQSRGGLWGAGEIEADPDQCVQAPAASVLEEALVHSCPPPEPLLPWVGGCPESGRLSLLVGFLRKLLDSTGHHLSPKLQAKVL from the exons ATGCCAGAAAACATCTGGGCCCTGGTCAGCTGGACATTTCTCTTCTGTCTGAGTG CCCGTGGAGGGCAGGCCTGGCctgcaggacttctcagagcctccATGAGGCCAGGGAGCACAGAGTCCCCGCAACAGGAGTGTGGCCCAGTGCCGTTGCCCCGCAtctgcaggcatgtgccatctcAGGGAGGGACGGGGGCAGAGCCAAGGGTGGAAAGCCTGTGGGCACAAGGCATGCCTGTCCTGCTGCTGGAGGACCCTGCTGCCCACCCCGCGGGGAGGCTGCTTGCTGCAGGCCCCACTGAGCCCGCACAGCACCGCACACCCACACACCTCCCTCAGGGGCAGTGGGAAGCTCTCCAGCAGCTCGTAAAGAAAGGGGTATTTCACTGCCATGGTGTCGCAGAGAGCAGTCTGTTTCCAGCAGTGGCCATCCCGTCCAGAACAGAGACGGCCCGCCCAGCAGCCCTTGTGGGGGCCTTTGAGGCTCCACCTGCCTGGCACCCCTGGAGCCTCCGCCTGGGCTACTCAGAAGCTTCAG CCACAGTCATGCCCCTAGCTCCCAGGAGTCTCGTCTCTGTGGACTTCACACGCATCTCTCCCAGCTGCCCCCCACAAGCAAAGCGGCTGCCAG ATCCATGCCACCCTCTAGGAGGCCCACCAGGACTGCGCCCCGGTGCCTCTGCACTCTCTCTCCAGCTGGACCCTGGCCCCGGGTGGccaagaaggaggaaaggaaggagcagCAGGAAGGACCACAGGCCCTCTGGGCTGAAACATAACCGGGGGCCTCAGAGCAGGGGAGGCCTGTGGGGCGCTGGGGAAATCGAAGCCGACCCTGACCAGTGTGTACAGGCCCCTGCAGCCTCCGTCCTGGAGGAAGCCCTAGTGCACAGCTGCCCGCCGCCTGAGCCTCTGCTGCCCTGGGTGGGAGGCTGCCCTGAGTCCGGAAGGCTCAGCCTCCTGGTGGGTTTTCTCAGGAAGCTGCTTGACAGCACAGGTCACCACCTAAGCCCAAAACTCCAGGCGAAAGTCCTTTGA
- the LOC113196123 gene encoding uncharacterized protein LOC113196123 isoform X1, giving the protein MPENIWALVSWTFLFCLSARGGQAWPAGLLRASMRPGSTESPQQECGPVPLPRICRHVPSQGGTGAEPRVESLWAQGMPVLLLEDPAAHPAGRLLAAGPTEPAQHRTPTHLPQGQWEALQQLVKKGVFHCHGVAESSLFPAVAIPSRTETARPAALVGAFEAPPAWHPWSLRLGYSEASATVMPLAPRSLVSVDFTRISPSCPPQAKRLPADPCHPLGGPPGLRPGASALSLQLDPGPGWPRRRKGRSSRKDHRPSGLKHNRGPQSRGGLWGAGEIEADPDQCVQAPAASVLEEALVHSCPPPEPLLPWVGGCPESGRLSLLVGFLRKLLDSTGHHLSPKLQAKVL; this is encoded by the exons ATGCCAGAAAACATCTGGGCCCTGGTCAGCTGGACATTTCTCTTCTGTCTGAGTG CCCGTGGAGGGCAGGCCTGGCctgcaggacttctcagagcctccATGAGGCCAGGGAGCACAGAGTCCCCGCAACAGGAGTGTGGCCCAGTGCCGTTGCCCCGCAtctgcaggcatgtgccatctcAGGGAGGGACGGGGGCAGAGCCAAGGGTGGAAAGCCTGTGGGCACAAGGCATGCCTGTCCTGCTGCTGGAGGACCCTGCTGCCCACCCCGCGGGGAGGCTGCTTGCTGCAGGCCCCACTGAGCCCGCACAGCACCGCACACCCACACACCTCCCTCAGGGGCAGTGGGAAGCTCTCCAGCAGCTCGTAAAGAAAGGGGTATTTCACTGCCATGGTGTCGCAGAGAGCAGTCTGTTTCCAGCAGTGGCCATCCCGTCCAGAACAGAGACGGCCCGCCCAGCAGCCCTTGTGGGGGCCTTTGAGGCTCCACCTGCCTGGCACCCCTGGAGCCTCCGCCTGGGCTACTCAGAAGCTTCAG CCACAGTCATGCCCCTAGCTCCCAGGAGTCTCGTCTCTGTGGACTTCACACGCATCTCTCCCAGCTGCCCCCCACAAGCAAAGCGGCTGCCAG CAGATCCATGCCACCCTCTAGGAGGCCCACCAGGACTGCGCCCCGGTGCCTCTGCACTCTCTCTCCAGCTGGACCCTGGCCCCGGGTGGccaagaaggaggaaaggaaggagcagCAGGAAGGACCACAGGCCCTCTGGGCTGAAACATAACCGGGGGCCTCAGAGCAGGGGAGGCCTGTGGGGCGCTGGGGAAATCGAAGCCGACCCTGACCAGTGTGTACAGGCCCCTGCAGCCTCCGTCCTGGAGGAAGCCCTAGTGCACAGCTGCCCGCCGCCTGAGCCTCTGCTGCCCTGGGTGGGAGGCTGCCCTGAGTCCGGAAGGCTCAGCCTCCTGGTGGGTTTTCTCAGGAAGCTGCTTGACAGCACAGGTCACCACCTAAGCCCAAAACTCCAGGCGAAAGTCCTTTGA
- the LOC113196123 gene encoding uncharacterized protein LOC113196123 isoform X3 yields the protein MPENIWALVSWTFLFCLSARGGQAWPAGLLRASMRPGSTESPQQECGPVPLPRICRHVPSQGGTGAEPRVESLWAQGMPVLLLEDPAAHPAGRLLAAGPTEPAQHRTPTHLPQGQWEALQQLVKKGVFHCHGVAESSLFPAVAIPSRTETARPAALVGAFEAPPAWHPWSLRLGYSEASATVMPLAPRSLVSVDFTRISPSCPPQAKRLPGLCTGPEASCRLPVSSSRSMPPSRRPTRTAPRCLCTLSPAGPWPRVAKKEERKEQQEGPQALWAET from the exons ATGCCAGAAAACATCTGGGCCCTGGTCAGCTGGACATTTCTCTTCTGTCTGAGTG CCCGTGGAGGGCAGGCCTGGCctgcaggacttctcagagcctccATGAGGCCAGGGAGCACAGAGTCCCCGCAACAGGAGTGTGGCCCAGTGCCGTTGCCCCGCAtctgcaggcatgtgccatctcAGGGAGGGACGGGGGCAGAGCCAAGGGTGGAAAGCCTGTGGGCACAAGGCATGCCTGTCCTGCTGCTGGAGGACCCTGCTGCCCACCCCGCGGGGAGGCTGCTTGCTGCAGGCCCCACTGAGCCCGCACAGCACCGCACACCCACACACCTCCCTCAGGGGCAGTGGGAAGCTCTCCAGCAGCTCGTAAAGAAAGGGGTATTTCACTGCCATGGTGTCGCAGAGAGCAGTCTGTTTCCAGCAGTGGCCATCCCGTCCAGAACAGAGACGGCCCGCCCAGCAGCCCTTGTGGGGGCCTTTGAGGCTCCACCTGCCTGGCACCCCTGGAGCCTCCGCCTGGGCTACTCAGAAGCTTCAG CCACAGTCATGCCCCTAGCTCCCAGGAGTCTCGTCTCTGTGGACTTCACACGCATCTCTCCCAGCTGCCCCCCACAAGCAAAGCGGCTGCCAG GTCTGTGCACAGGCCCCGAGGCCTCCTGCCGCCTCCCCGTCTCTTCCAGCAGATCCATGCCACCCTCTAGGAGGCCCACCAGGACTGCGCCCCGGTGCCTCTGCACTCTCTCTCCAGCTGGACCCTGGCCCCGGGTGGccaagaaggaggaaaggaaggagcagCAGGAAGGACCACAGGCCCTCTGGGCTGAAACATAA